A region of Micromonospora chokoriensis DNA encodes the following proteins:
- a CDS encoding acetyl-CoA C-acetyltransferase, with protein sequence MQSIRRVAVIGGNRIPFARSNSRYADASNADLLGAALDGLIARYGLAGQRVGEVVAGAVLKHSRDFNLAREVVLGSRLDPHTPAYDLQQACGTGLEAAILVANKIALGQLDVGIAGGVDTTSDAPLAVNEEMRRTLLKLNSARTLGERLKIAAKLRPLQPFKPDLPRNAEPRTGLSMGDHAARTALRWQIDRRSQDELALRSHQRLAAAYDRGFFDDLMTPYLGLTRDQNLRPDTSVEKLGSLKPVFGTRGPDAEQATMTAGNSSPLTDGASTVLLASEEWAAAHNLPVLAWFSWSETAAVDFVHGDEGLLMAPAYAVPRMLARAGLTLQDFDYYEIHEAFASQVLATLAAWESPEFCKDRLGLDAPLGAIDTDRLNVNGSSLAAGHPFAATGGRIVATLAKLLAEKGSGRGLISICAAGGQGVTAILER encoded by the coding sequence GTGCAGAGCATCCGGAGGGTCGCGGTCATCGGGGGCAACCGCATCCCCTTCGCCCGTTCCAACTCCCGCTACGCGGACGCGTCCAACGCCGACCTGCTCGGCGCGGCGCTGGACGGCCTGATCGCCCGGTACGGGCTGGCCGGGCAGCGGGTCGGTGAGGTGGTGGCCGGGGCGGTGCTCAAGCACTCGCGCGACTTCAACCTCGCCCGCGAGGTGGTCCTCGGGTCCCGGCTCGACCCGCACACCCCCGCCTACGACCTCCAGCAGGCCTGCGGCACCGGCCTGGAAGCGGCGATCCTGGTCGCCAACAAGATCGCCCTCGGGCAACTCGACGTCGGTATCGCCGGAGGTGTCGACACCACCTCCGACGCACCGCTCGCGGTCAACGAGGAGATGCGCCGCACCCTGCTCAAGCTCAACAGCGCCCGCACCCTCGGCGAGCGGTTGAAGATCGCCGCGAAGCTGCGTCCGCTCCAGCCGTTCAAGCCCGACCTCCCGCGCAACGCCGAGCCGCGTACCGGCCTGTCCATGGGTGACCACGCCGCCCGCACCGCGCTGCGCTGGCAGATCGACAGGCGATCCCAGGACGAGCTGGCACTGCGGTCGCACCAGCGCCTCGCCGCCGCGTACGACAGGGGCTTCTTCGACGACCTGATGACGCCCTACCTCGGGCTGACCCGCGACCAGAACCTGCGCCCGGACACCAGCGTGGAGAAGCTCGGCTCGCTCAAGCCCGTCTTCGGCACCCGTGGCCCGGACGCCGAGCAGGCCACCATGACCGCCGGCAACTCGTCACCGCTCACCGACGGCGCGTCCACGGTGCTGCTGGCCAGCGAGGAGTGGGCCGCCGCGCACAACCTGCCCGTGCTGGCCTGGTTCAGCTGGTCGGAGACGGCGGCGGTGGACTTCGTGCACGGCGACGAAGGGCTGCTGATGGCCCCCGCGTACGCGGTGCCCCGGATGCTCGCCCGGGCCGGGCTGACGTTGCAGGATTTCGACTACTACGAGATCCACGAGGCGTTCGCCTCGCAGGTGCTGGCCACCCTGGCCGCCTGGGAGTCGCCGGAGTTCTGCAAGGACCGGCTCGGCCTGGACGCGCCGCTCGGCGCGATCGACACCGACCGGCTCAACGTGAACGGCTCGTCGCTGGCCGCCGGGCACCCGTTCGCCGCCACCGGCGGGCGGATCGTGGCGACCCTGGCCAAGCTGCTGGCCGAGAAGGGCAGCGGACGCGGGCTGATCTCCATCTGCGCGGCCGGCGGCCAGGGCGTGACGGCGATCCTGGAGCGCTGA